A genomic stretch from Desulfuromonas thiophila includes:
- a CDS encoding Mrp/NBP35 family ATP-binding protein encodes MSSNPCNGCAKSGSCSDTEKQRCEKDQQQQQLQQRLAGIRQRILVMSGKGGVGKSTTAVNLALALARQGKRVGLLDIDLHGPSVPTLLGLEGRRPAVEDGCMVPIDTQGLKVISIGFLTQTADDALIWRGPMKTGVIQQFLRDVQWGELDYLVVDCPPGTGDEPLSIVQLLGTTSSGAVLVTTPQKVALVDVRKSVTFCRQLKLPVYGIVENMSGFVCPKCNEVIDIFKKGGGRQMAADMQVPFLGAVPVDPRMVEAGDAGTPLVTVEDSPTAAALRDIAQELQLRCSNPAAGTASLED; translated from the coding sequence ATGAGCTCAAATCCCTGTAACGGCTGTGCCAAAAGCGGCAGCTGCTCGGATACGGAAAAGCAGCGCTGCGAAAAGGATCAGCAGCAACAGCAATTGCAACAGCGCCTTGCTGGCATCAGGCAGCGCATTCTGGTGATGTCGGGCAAGGGCGGCGTTGGCAAGAGCACCACGGCCGTCAACCTGGCGCTGGCGCTGGCCCGCCAGGGCAAACGCGTCGGCCTGCTCGATATCGACCTGCATGGCCCCAGCGTGCCAACCCTGCTGGGACTGGAAGGCCGGCGACCGGCGGTGGAAGACGGCTGCATGGTGCCCATCGACACCCAGGGCCTGAAAGTCATCTCCATCGGCTTTCTGACCCAGACGGCCGACGATGCCCTGATCTGGCGCGGTCCGATGAAAACGGGTGTCATTCAGCAATTCCTGCGCGACGTGCAGTGGGGCGAGCTCGACTATCTGGTGGTGGACTGTCCTCCCGGCACCGGCGACGAACCGCTGTCCATCGTCCAGCTGCTGGGCACGACCAGCAGCGGCGCCGTGCTGGTCACCACCCCGCAGAAGGTGGCACTGGTGGATGTACGCAAATCCGTCACCTTCTGCCGCCAGCTCAAGCTGCCGGTTTACGGCATCGTCGAAAACATGAGCGGCTTTGTCTGCCCCAAATGCAATGAGGTCATCGACATCTTCAAAAAAGGCGGCGGCCGTCAGATGGCCGCCGACATGCAGGTGCCATTCCTTGGTGCCGTGCCCGTCGATCCGCGCATGGTTGAAGCCGGCGATGCCGGTACGCCGCTGGTAACCGTGGAGGATTCACCGACGGCGGCCGCCCTGCGCGATATCGCCCAGGAACTGCAGCTGCGCTGCAGCAACCCCGCCGCCGGCACCGCCAGTCTGGAAGACTGA